GTTGCATTCATATTTCAAAAGGCCCACCCTTTTAAGGCGTCTTGGTTTGTTTTTGAGCACAGGTTCAGATGGCAGCATTCACACTTATTCAAATGAATTGCACTGATTGTAAAGCAATGACACCAgagtttattttaattgaacaaacTCTGGATCCAAATTGTCATGGGTCCAACTTCCCATACTCCTAATACTTCCGTTAGAGGAAGATGAAAATCATTTGCAGTAAATGTGTTGTTCACTTAGTACAAAACCGGCCGACATGTGATGGATTAACACAGCTGGATGTGAAGCGTGTGCTCAGTAATTCAAAGAATTAAATCCATTGCCTTCAGTCACAGAAGTGGATGCACAAGTCAATCCAGCACTTGTTTAATGGAGCATCTGGTACCAGGAGAGTTGAAAACAATTCATTAGTGTGTTGGCGTGAATCTTAGTTTTATTATGAAGAGACACCACACATGCACTAAATGTAAAAGTCTCGTGTTCAAAGCGCTCCACAGGCACAGACctgatttaattgttttattcgaTTTTATAATCTCATTGATGCAGTTAATCAGAGCAAGAAAATCCTTTTATTAAAGTAGAAAGGCCAGGCATTAGTCTTATTATGTGTGCGATCTTGAGCTACATGAGTTACGTGAGAGTGGAGTTATGAAGTCATTGCTCAAACATTACAGGATCCAGTTACAGTGTACTGTAGGTCACTGCTTTGATTTGTCTACTCACCGATGAATATTGATATTTACAGCACATGAGGTTTGTGACATATTAAGCACCCCTGCTTGTTTTGGGTTTATCACACAGATATGTTGCTGGCATTTATGTTAAAGTAAAGAATAATAACCCATGAAAAAGCAACAAGGCTGGTAATTTCAGGCACCATATTGGCAAGTAGGAGACTTTACCACATTGGTTCATTCAGGTGTGTTGTGGTTTCTCTGTTGTATTACACTACCTCAGACTCAGGCCTGAAACACTAAGTACATGATTGCTTCTAACCTTGCATGCTCAGTTTTATGACGCATTGCATTCTGAAATGTTTCTGTGATACATGGAGAAAGTCTCAATGGCAGCTGCACGACTGGCACAGAAGCCCCTCAggaatatacaattcattttgttgttgttattttttaaaagatccttttttttctttgcttgagCCATTAATTCTTTGTAAACAATAATTTTTACCTTTTCCCCAAATATTATTATGTTGCATGCAGTATCTACCAATGAGGCCAACCTGGACATGTTAAGATGACAAATAGAGAATACACAGACAAATCTTGCATTCTTCTAGTCAAGTCGTCAAGTCAAGTCACGTCACAGTTTTTTATattgtgctttttacaatacagattCTACTGTCATTGCAGAATAGAAATAATAGAAATTCTTAATCAAGAGACAGGATTATTGATTGAGTCTcccaaattgtatttttatttttaatttttttaatcaatgttacAGAATAGTCTTATTTAAGTCTTTGTGATAAACAAAAgtaatttgtaatcagtaatGGACTACAATTAATCTACCCAGTGCTGCACGTCACATATCACATTATATCCACAGAGGACAAACAGTtgggaaaatgaatgaatgaatgtaacataaaaatggtaaaattagacttttccttttccttttttttgtgtgtgttgctaTTCAAGAACCATTTTGATTCAGAAATTTAGGAATTAACTTtcatgcttattattattttttctaagtCATACATTTCCATATTGCATTTCCTAATGAGATGGTGTTGATTCTTGCATAGCTACAGTACAAAGCACCTAGATACAGCTACACAACCTGGACAAACGACACATCTTAACAGTGCTTTCGGTGATCTTTTACCCTCTTATCCTTACAGGTAATGCCTTTGTGGTGAGTTTGGCGGTAGCAGATCTGGTCGTGGCCATCTACCCCTACCCGCTCGTCCTGACCGCCATCTTCAATGACCGCTGGATCGCGGGTGATATTCACTGTCAGATCAGCGGCTTCCTCATGGGGCTCAGTGTGATCGGCTCTATTTTCAACATCACAGGCATCGCCATCAACCGCTACTGTTACATCTGCCACAGCCTCAAGTACGACAAGCTCTTCTCCAACAAGAACACAGTATGCTATGTGGTCCTGGTCTGGGCGCTGACTGTCCTGGCGATCGTCCCAAACTGGTTTGTGGAGTCTCTGCAGTACGACCCACGTGTCTACTCATGCACCTTCGCCCAATCGGTGAGCTCGCTCTACACCATCACGGTGGTGGTGGTGCACTTCATTCTGCCCATCGGCATCGTCACGTACTGCTACCTGCGCATCTGGATCCTCGTCATACAGGTGCGCAGACGGGTCAAGCCCGACAGTCGGCCCAAGATCAAGCCTCATGACTTAAGGAACTTTCTCACCATGTTTGTGGTGTTTGTGTTGTTCGCCGTCTGCTGGGCTCCGTTGAACTTCATAGGCCTGGCGGTGGCGATCCACCCCAGACTCGGTCAAGCTATACCCGAGTGGCTCTTCACTGCCAGCTACTTCATGGCGTACTTCAACAGCTGCCTCAATGGAGTTATATATGGAGTGCTGAACCACAACTTCCGAAAAGAGTATAAAAGGATTATACTTGCTATTTTCAAGTTTAATTGTTGAGTTTTCGGGATGAGACGAGCACTGTGTTTTTCTTAAAATTTGTAAGTTATGCAAAGCAATTGTAATGATGCATCTTTTGTGATTcgaatgtttttatttgtcataGCAAATATGGACGTATACTTTGATTCCCTGTATTTACATCCTAAGATTGGCACAAAATGACATGCGTTTGAACTTGAGTTCCTTGTTTACATTGTCATCTATGTTGTcatcttatttaaaaatgtaatcggCATCTAAATGTGGAAGATCCCAACACTAATCAAAACCTtgataatgtctttttttatataaatgaaaatcaatGTACTTGATTTTGTTGAATATTCAAATGTCTAAAAATTCAGtgtttgaatataaaaaaaaagttgaaatgcaaTTGCTTTAAAACGtcgtgattttttattttattatatatatatacatatatataaatatatatatatatatatatatatatatatatatatatatatatatatatatatatatatatatatatatatatatatatatatatatatatatattaaattgaatgcactgtaagtcgctttggataaaagcgtctgctaaatgcataaatttaatttaattttatatatatttatcataacaGTAATGATGGTGtctcatttttgttaaatatttgggaggaaaaaactacaaaaacaatcAAGAGTACAAAAGTTTGAAGTACTAAGGGAGCATATGGAATCAATGAGAGGATTTTCAGATTATAATTGATGATgattatacttaaaatataattttatcccAATTTGATTTACTCAACCAATTGCATGTTATTAAGGTGATAGAAGTCATATATTTGGAGAGACTTGGGatattattaaataagaaaaaaatatctgaatgaaTTAAAGTTATCATTTATTAATGAGGATGTAAGATAGGAGATtttaatagattatatatatatatatatatatatatatatatatatatatatatatatatatatatatatatatacatatacatagagCATATTTTTTCCTGAGCTAAATGAATTTACTCTATTATCTGATACCTCAACTGCAAAAAAGAATGTATGATGTACTCTATAATATTATAGCTTGTTTTCTggttaaaacaaagaaaatgaacCAAAAGTGGAAAATTAGAGCAGTTTATGAACTAATGTTGCAAAACAATTCTCAGAAATATGAACGGTTTCAATGGAAAGCACTTCCATATATCCTACAaatattagtttttgtgtatcTAAAGGTGGAAATCAAACAGTGTAATACTGTGTTATTTGAAATCTCCACTGCAcattttctaaacaaatatttattaaacaatcatatttttatatgtaaacatTCCTATGAATGTACATCTGAGTGCTGCATTCATGTTTAATAGCAAGATGTCTTAATAAAATTGAATCACTGTGCAACGTGTCAAAATAGTCACTTCTCTGTGGGAAAACGAAGGGGTGTTTTACTcataattataaatcatttttatttctggtGTGGTTGTTTTCATAGATGAACACCACAAGTACATGTCTGACAAGACGTATGTTGGTTTCAGTGCCTCAGGTGTTTTACAAACAATACATACAGGTCTAGAAAGACACGATTGCCCGGGGCAGTTCTCTTCACGGTGTGCTGCCAGTCATCATTATCCATTCAGAGCAGGTATAGATCTCTGACAGGGAGCTTTGGGGGTCAGTGAGGACAAATAGCTTGTAGATGCTGGATTTCTGCCTCAGGGTTTGAGATGAAACCAGGGAAACATCACGCAGATGCTGAGACTCACACAAAGCCCAAATCACAGTTTTACTggccccactttatattaggcTGACCTTAACTACTACTTACATCATACGTATTGTGTTAATATTGTATTGAAAAATACTtatgctgctattgaggtgggatacgggtacaacagtgtaattataaatgtagaaaCAGAAATTATTTACCGTAAAGATTAAGCCTATAcgcaagtattttttaaatataagtacaatgtaaaaatttGCTAAAATTTGGTTAGATATGTTTGATTGTTGCAGGTTCAGTGCAAGTTAAGCTCTATCGACAGCACCATTACTACAGAAAATCATTGTACAAAGATCACATTTACAGTGATGCACTTATAGTGGACATGTATGGGGCATGGCATCTGACTGgaatattaaactttaaaatacctTTTTCAAAGCTTGACGAAGAAATTTTGAAAGCCGCATCACTAATATCATACGGTGTTATGTGATGGGGGCTTTCAAAGTATGCAAgtcatttttaaaccatttattcAGCGCACACATAAAAACTTCCAGTCACATGATCTCAGTAAATGAGGCTCCATTATGTCAGAACTATTCTGAAATGCCATATTTTGGTATTC
This DNA window, taken from Carassius auratus strain Wakin chromosome 14, ASM336829v1, whole genome shotgun sequence, encodes the following:
- the mtnr1al gene encoding melatonin receptor type 1A-like, producing MVEGTDAPLRNISTGNRGSKYLSFPWMVTLLSSVLITTIIVDVLGNLLVIVSVFRNRKLRKAGNAFVVSLAVADLVVAIYPYPLVLTAIFNDRWIAGDIHCQISGFLMGLSVIGSIFNITGIAINRYCYICHSLKYDKLFSNKNTVCYVVLVWALTVLAIVPNWFVESLQYDPRVYSCTFAQSVSSLYTITVVVVHFILPIGIVTYCYLRIWILVIQVRRRVKPDSRPKIKPHDLRNFLTMFVVFVLFAVCWAPLNFIGLAVAIHPRLGQAIPEWLFTASYFMAYFNSCLNGVIYGVLNHNFRKEYKRIILAIFKFNC